Proteins encoded by one window of Methanobacterium sp. CWC-01:
- a CDS encoding glycosyltransferase family 4 protein, with the protein MKILLVNYLDTLSPGGINKTILELSKNLSKKGHDVVVLQNNPKNLPQREYYEGFEIIRVKSRISDSFYGLNLGIYSYLKKILREFNPDIIHVHGYHTLFSPEVIYLIKKIDSETPMVFSPHFDIFSHDTFAGKYLWNFFNKNIGRRYMKYPDLIIAASDFEFNNINRVLGVPKEDIKVIPHGINYIDFTSNKRSSDVINLLYVGYLLELKGVQHVIKAISELVFKMNVKVCFSIVGDGPYKFQLEKLAERLNVAQFIRWEGFIPQSQNETLKEFYRSSDIFLLLSQSENYGIVVPEALAMGTPVIVTKRTALNEFLNEPGCFGVEYPPDPIEVANLIVKIYKDNVKVGPFSLKVKPWDEVTEEYETIFSDLIRRSNDAN; encoded by the coding sequence ATGAAAATTCTCTTGGTGAATTATTTAGACACCCTTTCTCCAGGCGGAATCAACAAAACGATTCTAGAACTCTCAAAAAACCTGTCAAAAAAGGGACATGATGTCGTGGTGTTGCAAAATAACCCTAAGAATTTGCCTCAAAGAGAGTATTATGAAGGATTTGAAATAATTAGGGTAAAATCTAGGATATCTGACTCATTCTATGGATTAAATTTGGGGATATATAGTTATTTAAAAAAGATTTTAAGAGAATTTAATCCAGATATCATCCATGTTCATGGGTACCATACTTTATTCTCTCCGGAAGTAATTTATTTAATAAAAAAGATAGATTCTGAAACACCCATGGTCTTCTCACCTCATTTTGACATATTTTCTCATGATACCTTTGCTGGCAAATACCTTTGGAATTTTTTTAATAAAAATATTGGTAGAAGATACATGAAATATCCTGATCTTATCATTGCTGCTTCAGATTTTGAATTCAATAATATTAATCGTGTTTTAGGCGTCCCTAAAGAAGATATAAAGGTTATCCCTCATGGAATCAATTATATTGATTTTACATCAAATAAGAGAAGCTCCGATGTTATAAATCTTTTATACGTTGGTTATTTGTTGGAACTAAAAGGAGTTCAGCATGTTATTAAGGCAATTTCCGAATTAGTATTCAAGATGAATGTTAAAGTTTGTTTTAGCATTGTGGGAGACGGGCCCTATAAATTCCAGCTTGAAAAACTGGCTGAAAGGTTAAATGTTGCTCAATTTATTAGGTGGGAAGGATTTATTCCACAATCACAAAATGAAACTCTGAAGGAATTCTATAGAAGTTCCGATATATTTCTATTACTATCTCAATCAGAAAATTATGGAATTGTAGTTCCAGAGGCTTTAGCAATGGGGACACCAGTTATAGTTACAAAAAGGACGGCTTTAAACGAATTTTTAAATGAACCCGGTTGCTTTGGTGTCGAATATCCACCTGATCCAATTGAAGTTGCTAATTTGATTGTTAAAATTTATAAAGACAATGTAAAAGTTGGCCCCTTCAGTCTTAAAGTAAAACCTTGGGATGAGGTGACAGAGGAATATGAAACAATCTTTTCAGATTTAATAAGGAGAAGTAATGATGCAAATTAA
- a CDS encoding DUF2206 domain-containing protein encodes MMQINNPLQMNDWDIKSFLLLIFAIQISLLCLILLDSINIQIPIIRQIFSFLSLTFIPGVLILRILKLHNLGNAKTLLYSVGLSIASLMLIGLFMNTIYPIIGISKPISLFYLIITINLFIFLLCILCYVRDKDFSNENTLLITELLSPSTLFLCLIPFLSIFGTFLLNQYGNNTIQMLLLLVIAILPLISLIWINKKFYPLVIFILSISLLLHTTLISPYIWGADINLELTLAKYVIINSLWYPSINFDYNAMLSIVLLGPIYSIISNLSLIWCFKIIYPALFSLVPVALYVVYNKVSNEKIAFLACIFFINVNAFYTTLPAVSRQMIAGIFLALILLILIDEKINKHSKSILLVLFGFSLVVSHYGVAYVFLLIIGASILVLLFLKRFKTKLGIKIEYTNYNILNFAFPLFFLCLTLAWFIYVSNYSIFQNGTILGYEIINSIQDILNPETSQGYYYLTGGMSYYQSAERFLYLFGDVLIALGIFGLLFDERINPEFKVFSITSFLLLVIAIIFPFFAAAMNTDRIFNISLFFLSVFFVTGFLTAVRGLNKIFKKILKSRSFKISIKNALYILTLFLIIFSIFNSAFVYEIFDQPKMGRFALDNNRDFYEVNNIEVTGIEWLKKYYDPQTKIYGDIYKFLILLSLIYSDNTQPLNYYLSLGLPYTNIYTLEYQTSFPYDYIINSTEILGNSYVFFGKYNINKQQFLVANVKNELYYLNNTNLENKIFKLYDNGDVWILKGSG; translated from the coding sequence ATGATGCAAATTAACAATCCCTTACAAATGAATGATTGGGATATCAAATCTTTTCTCTTACTGATTTTTGCAATTCAAATCTCATTATTGTGTTTAATATTGCTGGATTCTATAAACATTCAAATCCCCATAATCCGGCAGATTTTCTCGTTTCTTAGTTTAACATTTATCCCTGGTGTTTTAATATTAAGAATTCTAAAGCTCCACAATCTAGGTAATGCTAAAACCCTTCTTTATTCTGTGGGGTTAAGTATAGCTAGTTTAATGTTAATTGGATTGTTCATGAATACTATTTATCCAATTATTGGAATTTCAAAGCCCATTTCACTATTTTATCTTATAATAACCATAAATTTGTTCATTTTTTTACTGTGTATTTTATGTTATGTTAGAGATAAAGATTTTTCAAATGAAAATACGTTACTTATTACGGAATTATTATCGCCTTCTACTCTATTTCTCTGTTTAATTCCATTCCTTTCAATATTTGGAACATTCCTGCTTAACCAATATGGAAATAACACTATTCAAATGCTTTTATTATTAGTTATTGCCATTTTGCCGTTAATTTCCCTAATTTGGATAAATAAAAAATTTTATCCACTGGTAATTTTCATTTTATCAATCTCCCTCTTGTTACACACTACTTTAATCAGTCCCTACATCTGGGGCGCAGATATCAATCTGGAGTTGACATTAGCCAAGTACGTAATAATCAACTCTTTATGGTATCCTTCCATTAATTTCGATTACAATGCAATGTTGAGTATTGTGCTTTTAGGCCCAATTTATTCCATTATATCAAATTTAAGCCTTATATGGTGCTTTAAAATAATATATCCCGCCCTATTTTCTTTAGTCCCTGTAGCATTATATGTGGTATACAACAAGGTAAGTAATGAAAAAATTGCATTTTTAGCCTGTATATTCTTTATTAACGTCAACGCCTTTTATACAACTCTTCCTGCAGTAAGCAGACAGATGATCGCAGGAATTTTCTTGGCCCTAATTCTTTTGATCCTGATTGACGAAAAAATTAATAAGCACTCTAAATCTATTTTACTCGTCTTATTTGGATTTTCCTTAGTTGTTTCACATTACGGTGTGGCCTATGTATTTCTGTTGATAATAGGGGCATCAATCCTTGTATTACTATTTTTAAAGAGGTTTAAAACTAAATTGGGAATTAAAATTGAATATACAAATTACAATATTCTTAATTTTGCTTTCCCATTATTTTTCCTATGTTTAACATTAGCATGGTTTATATATGTCTCAAACTACTCTATTTTCCAAAATGGAACCATACTTGGATATGAAATCATAAATTCAATCCAAGACATTCTTAATCCCGAAACTTCACAAGGATATTACTACTTAACTGGTGGTATGTCGTATTACCAATCTGCTGAAAGATTTTTATATCTCTTTGGTGATGTTCTGATTGCACTTGGAATATTCGGTTTATTGTTCGATGAAAGAATAAATCCTGAATTTAAAGTATTTTCAATTACCAGTTTCTTACTACTGGTTATTGCAATTATTTTCCCCTTTTTTGCTGCGGCAATGAACACCGATAGGATATTTAATATTAGCCTATTTTTCTTGTCTGTATTTTTTGTGACTGGCTTTTTAACTGCAGTGCGGGGGCTAAACAAAATATTTAAAAAAATCTTGAAGTCCAGGTCATTTAAAATCAGTATCAAAAACGCACTATATATCCTTACCCTCTTTTTGATCATTTTTTCTATTTTCAACTCGGCATTTGTGTATGAAATTTTTGATCAACCTAAGATGGGTAGATTTGCGTTAGATAACAATCGAGATTTTTATGAAGTTAATAATATAGAAGTAACTGGAATTGAGTGGTTAAAAAAATATTATGACCCGCAAACGAAAATCTATGGGGATATATATAAATTTCTTATTCTATTAAGCCTTATCTATTCAGATAATACGCAGCCACTCAACTATTACCTTTCTCTGGGGCTACCCTATACAAATATCTATACTCTCGAATATCAAACGTCTTTCCCGTATGATTATATAATAAACTCTACGGAGATTCTCGGAAATTCCTATGTGTTTTTTGGAAAGTACAATATTAACAAACAGCAATTTCTGGTCGCCAATGTCAAAAATGAACTTTACTATCTGAATAATACAAATCTGGAGAACAAAATTTTCAAATTGTACGATAATGGTGATGTGTGGATACTAAAGGGGAGCGGTTAA
- a CDS encoding glycosyltransferase family 4 protein has translation MKIGLIPPNSNTGEFKYCQYLYRGLIERGLEVKLLNNRFLVNRPNLKIFLGSFLLKRMVNDDIEILHNVDNLGPFLFGDSDSKMKRVLTVHDIAPIIFPDIHNRMMKFDFKYILPKLIENSDLIIADSYFTKKDLERYFKVKEDKVNVAHLGVNSSFFYPRENNGEVMAKYGIKNDYLFYLGNDNPRKNLKNLILAYSRIYKEIGEDLVLVGPINQGNLRAFIEKIDKGNGLSDRVITPGYVDYDDLPPLYSGATSLVFTSLYEGFGFAPLEAMACGTPVITSNNSSITEVVGDAGVFIDDPLNPEEISNKISLLLNNENLQKKLKLQGPKRAKKFSWDNTIDKTLEAYEKVYEA, from the coding sequence ATGAAAATAGGCCTAATACCACCTAATTCAAATACTGGCGAGTTTAAATATTGCCAATATCTATATAGAGGGTTAATTGAACGTGGATTAGAGGTTAAATTGTTGAATAATAGATTTCTTGTAAATCGCCCGAATTTAAAGATTTTCCTTGGAAGTTTCCTGTTGAAGAGGATGGTGAATGATGATATTGAGATCTTGCACAACGTAGATAACCTTGGTCCATTCCTTTTTGGAGATTCTGATAGTAAAATGAAAAGAGTATTAACCGTGCATGACATTGCACCGATTATATTTCCCGATATCCATAATCGTATGATGAAATTTGATTTTAAATACATTTTACCCAAATTAATTGAAAATAGTGACTTAATAATTGCTGACAGTTATTTTACTAAGAAAGATCTGGAACGGTATTTCAAAGTAAAAGAAGATAAGGTAAATGTTGCACATTTAGGAGTAAATTCATCTTTTTTTTATCCAAGAGAAAATAATGGAGAAGTAATGGCTAAATACGGAATAAAAAATGATTATTTATTTTATTTAGGAAATGATAATCCAAGAAAAAATTTAAAAAATCTTATTCTAGCTTACAGTAGAATTTACAAAGAGATCGGTGAAGATTTAGTTTTAGTTGGTCCTATCAATCAGGGTAATTTAAGGGCTTTTATTGAAAAGATCGACAAAGGAAATGGCTTATCAGATCGAGTCATCACTCCAGGATATGTGGATTACGACGATTTACCACCATTATACAGCGGAGCGACCTCTTTGGTGTTTACTTCACTTTATGAAGGCTTTGGATTTGCCCCATTAGAAGCTATGGCCTGCGGTACCCCCGTAATTACTTCTAACAACAGTTCTATTACAGAAGTAGTGGGAGATGCTGGTGTGTTTATTGATGACCCATTGAATCCTGAAGAAATATCGAATAAAATTTCTTTACTCTTAAATAATGAGAATCTACAGAAAAAGTTAAAACTTCAAGGGCCTAAACGTGCCAAAAAGTTTAGTTGGGATAATACTATAGATAAAACTTTAGAGGCTTATGAAAAAGTCTATGAAGCTTAA
- a CDS encoding acyltransferase family protein, with protein sequence MLKKKNLPDMDILRALAIIIIVLFHWYLFCCQNKDLAALKAVYYANIGLCLFFFVSAYVLYYNYESLESASDIVNFFRKRAKRIYPLYWVAFIVLIFIIDKYFFANSIIGFLGLQGFFPETYYVNTTYLWFIGIIIIYYLIYPILIRPKSLINKFSMAAAIFLIFSLISINFHVVNVKFFLYYWVFFSGIVLCCLNENYKDFKLDYRKLLIESLVLIAILAVLAWILISQPTLINSFPAYLTLIIQMEYIIAVLIIYFVLNMFIEVINRNYKKFFQSKTYGVISKISYSAYATYLLHDIVGTILLYKILFIFNLPTTLNNLLLIIIGLPLVFIIGYYAQKWEIKIINIILQSLQNLSKKIF encoded by the coding sequence ATGCTAAAGAAAAAAAATTTACCAGATATGGATATATTGCGTGCATTGGCAATTATCATAATTGTTTTGTTCCATTGGTATTTATTTTGTTGTCAAAACAAAGATTTAGCCGCTTTGAAAGCCGTCTATTATGCAAATATAGGGCTCTGTTTGTTCTTTTTTGTATCGGCTTATGTGTTATACTATAATTATGAAAGCTTAGAATCTGCAAGTGACATAGTTAATTTCTTCCGTAAAAGAGCAAAAAGGATTTATCCATTGTATTGGGTAGCTTTTATCGTGCTTATTTTCATAATTGATAAATATTTTTTCGCTAATTCAATTATTGGCTTTTTAGGACTCCAAGGTTTTTTTCCCGAAACGTATTATGTGAATACTACTTATCTCTGGTTTATCGGCATTATAATAATCTATTACCTTATTTATCCTATATTGATTCGTCCTAAAAGCTTAATCAATAAGTTTTCCATGGCAGCAGCCATTTTTTTGATATTTTCGTTAATATCCATAAATTTTCACGTGGTAAATGTAAAATTTTTCCTCTATTACTGGGTTTTTTTTAGTGGAATAGTACTATGCTGTCTAAATGAAAATTATAAAGATTTTAAATTAGATTATAGAAAGTTACTTATTGAGAGCCTAGTTTTGATTGCAATATTGGCAGTGCTCGCGTGGATATTAATTAGTCAGCCGACCTTGATTAACTCATTCCCCGCATATTTAACCCTGATTATACAAATGGAGTATATAATCGCTGTTCTGATTATTTATTTTGTACTCAATATGTTTATCGAGGTTATAAATCGAAATTATAAGAAATTCTTTCAATCTAAAACATACGGAGTAATTTCTAAAATATCTTACAGTGCTTACGCTACTTATCTTCTACACGACATTGTGGGTACTATTTTACTTTATAAAATATTATTTATTTTCAATCTTCCAACCACGCTTAATAATTTACTCCTGATTATTATAGGATTACCTCTGGTATTCATTATTGGATACTATGCCCAGAAGTGGGAGATAAAGATTATAAATATAATTTTGCAGAGTTTACAAAATTTGTCAAAGAAAATTTTTTAA
- a CDS encoding glycosyltransferase family 2 protein codes for MYPNISVIILNWNGWPDTIECLESLYQINYPNFHVIVVDNHSVDDSIHQIKNFCNGELKVKSKFFDYNPNNKPITVFEYSSGEFKYSNQVKVLDSGKKLIIIKNDDNYGFAEGNNIGMRFVLENLDSDYVLLLNNDTVVQRDFLSELVRCAILNPDAGIVGPKIFYYDKPNILNAAGGKILWSVGAGLNIGMGEEDLGQYDKISKIDYLMGACLLINKALIEKIGYMDKKFFLLHEETDFCIRAKKAGFKLILNPESTIYHKEGISGKPSPTKYYYMYRNRLLIIKKHQKPIKVLLYSLNISLRTLMIILYHTARGNTEISKNILKGYIQGINEIL; via the coding sequence ATGTATCCAAATATTTCTGTTATAATACTTAACTGGAATGGATGGCCGGATACAATAGAATGCTTAGAATCTCTTTATCAAATAAATTATCCAAATTTCCATGTAATAGTTGTTGATAATCACTCTGTGGATGATTCAATTCACCAGATCAAAAATTTTTGTAATGGTGAACTGAAGGTAAAATCTAAATTTTTTGATTATAATCCTAATAACAAACCAATCACTGTATTTGAGTATTCTAGTGGCGAATTTAAATATTCAAATCAAGTGAAAGTCTTAGATTCTGGTAAAAAATTAATTATAATCAAAAACGACGATAATTATGGATTCGCGGAAGGGAATAATATAGGTATGAGATTTGTATTGGAAAATTTAGATTCTGATTATGTGTTACTTTTAAATAATGATACCGTGGTACAACGGGACTTTTTGAGTGAATTAGTTCGTTGTGCGATTCTAAATCCCGATGCTGGAATTGTTGGCCCAAAAATCTTTTATTACGATAAACCAAACATCTTAAATGCTGCTGGCGGGAAAATATTGTGGTCAGTGGGAGCAGGTTTAAATATAGGCATGGGCGAAGAGGATTTAGGGCAATATGATAAAATTTCCAAAATAGATTATCTAATGGGGGCTTGTCTTCTAATTAATAAAGCTTTAATAGAAAAGATTGGTTATATGGACAAAAAGTTCTTTTTATTACACGAAGAAACAGATTTCTGCATCAGAGCAAAAAAAGCAGGTTTTAAGCTCATATTAAATCCTGAATCAACCATATATCATAAGGAAGGAATTTCAGGCAAGCCAAGCCCCACTAAATACTATTATATGTACAGAAATAGGCTTTTAATTATAAAAAAACATCAAAAGCCCATTAAAGTGCTCCTTTATAGTTTAAATATTTCTTTAAGAACACTTATGATTATTTTGTATCATACGGCTAGAGGCAACACTGAAATTTCAAAAAATATTCTTAAAGGATATATTCAAGGAATTAACGAGATCCTTTAG
- a CDS encoding metal-dependent hydrolase: MPDWLTHILVAYSVCTVIGFRYKQFNTENTVIAMVGALLPDLYKLAIPIQNFSGYDLSIFISTFHMPIGSLILAAMFSLLFKEKKLVFLFLILGFLTHFGLDLLMTYYTGGIYLFYPLSWSQYQLGLITTVDYNVNILVIILAILVFGISHTKINQN, encoded by the coding sequence ATGCCAGACTGGTTAACTCACATACTAGTTGCTTATAGTGTGTGTACCGTTATCGGATTTAGATACAAACAATTCAATACTGAAAATACGGTTATCGCCATGGTAGGAGCATTACTTCCAGACTTGTATAAATTAGCTATTCCTATTCAGAATTTTTCAGGATATGATCTATCTATTTTCATTTCAACCTTCCATATGCCGATTGGTTCGTTGATACTGGCAGCTATGTTCTCTCTTTTATTTAAAGAAAAAAAATTAGTCTTTTTATTTTTAATTCTTGGATTTTTAACTCATTTTGGACTAGATCTACTTATGACTTACTATACTGGAGGAATATACTTATTTTATCCATTAAGCTGGAGTCAATATCAATTAGGCCTGATTACTACTGTTGATTATAATGTTAACATTTTAGTCATAATCCTTGCAATTCTAGTATTTGGAATTTCCCATACCAAAATAAATCAAAATTAA
- a CDS encoding DUF1616 domain-containing protein, whose translation MKTENSLRNPSYSDLILAAILTLLFLIIAIFPSLNENFVLRISALLLVLFIPGYVLMATFLPRIGEMNVFVRISLSIALSIVITAVLGLIFYYTDGINSLNLIIIIISALTYIILLLAFQRRRRLTESGKISIPFLKSYHELQASFQGETKKEILASVILIVLLVLAVLTTVYIIMNPLHGEPFTEFYLLGPNGKASNYQTDLTINQQGKLIIGIVNHEGTIVNYRLVVKMDNNVLQDEIVSLPNNQKEEISFIYSADTPGQKRLEFSLYKLPDNQKVYRSLHLFLNVT comes from the coding sequence ATGAAAACCGAAAATAGCCTAAGGAATCCGAGTTATAGTGATCTTATACTTGCAGCGATCCTCACTCTTCTCTTCTTGATCATTGCGATATTTCCATCACTAAATGAAAACTTTGTTCTGAGAATTTCTGCTCTCCTTTTGGTTTTATTTATTCCGGGGTATGTTTTGATGGCCACATTTCTCCCAAGGATTGGCGAAATGAATGTTTTTGTTAGGATTAGTTTAAGCATAGCCTTAAGCATAGTCATTACAGCAGTTCTGGGGCTGATTTTTTATTATACTGATGGGATTAATAGTTTAAATCTAATAATCATCATTATTTCTGCTTTAACGTATATAATCCTTTTATTAGCTTTTCAGAGAAGAAGGAGACTAACAGAGAGTGGTAAAATTTCGATACCATTCTTGAAATCCTACCATGAACTTCAGGCTTCCTTCCAGGGAGAAACTAAAAAAGAGATATTGGCATCAGTCATTCTAATTGTCTTATTAGTTTTAGCCGTGTTAACCACTGTTTACATAATAATGAACCCCTTACACGGAGAACCTTTCACTGAGTTCTATCTGTTGGGACCAAATGGTAAAGCCAGTAACTATCAGACTGATTTAACAATTAATCAGCAAGGTAAACTTATCATCGGGATTGTAAATCACGAAGGAACCATCGTAAATTATAGGTTAGTTGTGAAAATGGATAATAACGTTCTCCAGGACGAAATTGTAAGTCTTCCCAATAATCAAAAAGAGGAAATATCCTTCATTTACTCTGCAGATACTCCAGGTCAAAAGAGATTGGAGTTTTCACTCTATAAGTTGCCCGATAACCAGAAAGTTTATCGCTCACTGCATTTATTTTTAAATGTGACTTAA